The DNA segment GAGCTCGTCTCAGCAGCAAGATTTGCGCGAGCAGAATTTATTGCTTAAGCAGCAAGTAAAGCTTCTGGAAGACTCTCACGATTCAATCTTGGCAACGACCCACTGGGCGCTCGGTGGTGTGTTCACCATGGCCTTCCTCTTGGCGGGCTTCTCATGGTTGAACAACAACAAGCTTTATTCGGCGGACAAGCAGCGATTGAAGGAGGAATTGGAGGCCAATATAAGTAAGGCGATCGCAGATCTTCAGCTAAGTGAGCAGGATCAGCGAGGGAACTTGTTTTTGGCGGTCGATAAAAAACTTGAAGTTCAGAACGTTCGACTTGATGACAGTGTTTCAGCTATTCGGACGGTCATTGATGACTTTCGAAAGCAAGAGTCTGGCCGGCGAGATGAGTTGCTGAGATCCGTGGAGAGTCGAATTGAGTCTCTAATTGGTCGAACAAGTGGCGAAATATCAGAGGTCAGATCTCGTAATGAGGAGTTGAGATCTAGGATCGACTCTTTGAGTGAAAAGCTCGGAGCTCTTCAAGATGTTCTGAGTAGTAATTCATCAAGAATTGATAAGGAGCTGCAGCAGGGAGCAGCCATTGCTCGAGAGATTGAGGAGCATATATGGAAGTTGAAGAAAATCCCTTCGAACATCTTAATAACTCAGCTGCAGGGCTTGAGTGCGAGCCTTGCTGCTGATGATGAGTGGGGTGTGAAGAGAGTTCTGGCTCGAATGAAGTCTACGATCAATGATGAATTCGTTTCTTCTGGTCTTAAGATTCAAAAAAGGATGAAGGGTCTTTTCGAAGATTCCCTCGCACAAGCACAAAAGATTGTGGCTGTTGAGGCTTCCGAGGTTTTACAGCTAATACTGGATAATTTGGAAGAGGACGCAGAGCCCTAATGTGGGTGGTTGCGATATGCAGCACCGGAGTGCATAGGTTGGGGTGAGCGAAGCGAAGCCCAACGTCGCACGCATTGGTCAGGCGCCTGCATCGGATCGAGGTCGCGTGTTGGGGTTCGCTTCGCTCACCCCAACCTATGAGATCCTCGCCGGGCGCAATGCAGTGGAGTGCTTACGATGCCGCACCGCATCTTCACCACCTCTTTCGCCAGCGTGTATCCCATGTACGTGCAGAAGGCCGAACGCAAGGGTCGGACGAAGGCCGAGGTCGATGAGCTCATCCGCTGGCTGACCGGTTACGACCAGACCGGGCTCGAACGGCAGATCGACGAGAAAAAGGATTTCGAGACCTTCTTCGCCGAGGCCCCGCAACTCCATCCGCATGCCTCGCTCATCAAGGGCATGGTCTGCGGCGTCCGCGTGGAGGATGTGGGCGACCCGCTGATGCAGAAGATCCGCTACCTCGACAAACTGGTGGACGAGCTGGCGAAGGGGAAGGCAATGGCAAAGATCCTGCGGTAGGGCCTGGGGACATCTTCTTGGACACACTCACCCTCCTGCTGCCGGCGCTCTTCATCGCCGGGTTCATGCACCACATCGTCTTCTGGCTGCTCTTTTTCTTCGTCGTCAAGGTGCGGATCGCCGACAAGGCGCTCGTGGTCGATGAATCGCCGAGGTTCTCCTTCCTGTGGACGAAGTGGCCGCACGAGGAGATGCGGGCGTACCGGCGGAGCCTCAGCGATGAAGAGAAGAAGCGGTGGATCAACCGGTACCTCTGCAACGCGAATTTCCTTGGGCTGTTGCTGATGGTGCCTTTCCTGCTGGGCGTGTTGTTGATGGTCGTCGCCGGGGATTGAGCCGACGTCGGGCCCTTGGCCCACCCCCTCGCCATCCCGCACACTGCGTCCATGCCCCGCAATGTCCTCTTCATCTGCACCCAGAACCGCCTGCGCAGTCCGACGGCGGAGCAGGTGTTCGCCGACTGGCCGGGGATCGAGACCGCGTCGGCCGGGCTGGGCCATGAAGCCGGCACGCCGGTCTCACCGGAGGTGCTGGCGTGGGCGGACCTGATCTTCGTGATGGAGAAAGCCCATCGCAATCGCCTCGCGAAGCGGTTCCGCGCGCACCTCAACGGCAAGCGCGTGATCTGCCTGGACATCCCCGACGACTACGACTTCATGGATCCCGTGCTCATCCAACTGCTGAAGCAGAAGGTCACGCGGTTCCTGCCCGTGGGTTGACCATGCGGCCTTTGCCTTCAACCCCTTCAGGGAGGTCTCCCGTGGAGCGAACCATCAACAGTTCGTGGCGCGTGTTCTTGTTCCCATCCGCACTCATCAGCGTGTTTCCGGTCTTCCTGATGTACATCAACTGGGGAGATGCCGACGCCCGTCAGGCTCCCGTCATCGTGTCATTGATCTGGTTGTCGATCCTGATCCACGCCGGTCGTGGATGGGCGAGGGTCCGGGCAGCACACCGCGTTCAACCCATCCTGGTCACAGACAAGCAACAGATTCTTTCCCTGCTGAAGGGCCCCCGCCGAGCGAGGATGATCTGGTTCTCGGTGACGATGGCTGCCGCCATCGTTTCGGCAGTCGCTCTGGGAGTCACGGGGAGGGTGGGATGAGCGCGGGCGTTCCTGTCCCTCTGCGCCTCACCGACGTCCGCCCCTTCATCGGCAGCAAGGACTTCGACGTCTCCCGGTCCTTCTACGAGGCCCTCGGCTGGACGACGCACTACCTCGACGAGCAGCTCGCCCTGATGACGAACGGCGTGCACCGCTTCTATCTGCAGCGCTATTACCAGAAGGACTGGCTGGAGAACACGATGCTGCACATCACCGTGGCCGATGCCGCCGCGTGCCAC comes from the Pseudoxanthomonas sp. YR558 genome and includes:
- a CDS encoding DUF2200 domain-containing protein, translated to MPHRIFTTSFASVYPMYVQKAERKGRTKAEVDELIRWLTGYDQTGLERQIDEKKDFETFFAEAPQLHPHASLIKGMVCGVRVEDVGDPLMQKIRYLDKLVDELAKGKAMAKILR
- a CDS encoding low molecular weight protein tyrosine phosphatase family protein, which encodes MPRNVLFICTQNRLRSPTAEQVFADWPGIETASAGLGHEAGTPVSPEVLAWADLIFVMEKAHRNRLAKRFRAHLNGKRVICLDIPDDYDFMDPVLIQLLKQKVTRFLPVG